From one Sulfuricurvum sp. genomic stretch:
- a CDS encoding HAD family hydrolase: MQRIAIFDMDGTLIDSGLDITVSINYVRSQCYSLKPLSVQEVVDAINAPKRNLSEIFYEKETYEQCARDLFEEHYFEQCIQNVVAYEGVHDVLKTLHDHGVAMGVATNAPSIFAKRMLKHLELDIFFTNIIGADNVESPKPHPQMLNHHLNHFRYRPGTDNAWMVGDNSKDIEAASRAGIRSIFAAWGFSTDGNGDYFASTPDSLFKIICEKG, translated from the coding sequence ATGCAACGCATCGCGATTTTTGATATGGACGGTACATTGATTGATTCGGGTTTGGATATAACCGTGTCTATCAATTATGTCCGATCGCAGTGCTATTCTCTTAAGCCTTTGAGTGTTCAAGAAGTTGTCGATGCCATTAATGCTCCGAAGCGAAATTTATCTGAGATATTTTATGAAAAAGAGACTTATGAACAATGTGCCCGTGATCTTTTTGAAGAACACTATTTTGAACAATGCATTCAAAATGTAGTAGCATACGAAGGCGTTCATGATGTACTAAAAACGCTACACGATCATGGTGTTGCAATGGGTGTTGCAACGAATGCTCCAAGTATTTTTGCAAAGCGTATGTTGAAGCATTTGGAATTGGACATTTTTTTTACGAATATAATCGGTGCGGATAATGTAGAAAGCCCAAAACCCCATCCACAAATGCTCAATCACCATTTAAATCATTTCCGATATCGTCCGGGTACGGATAATGCTTGGATGGTAGGTGACAATTCCAAAGATATTGAAGCAGCTTCCCGTGCAGGGATACGCAGTATCTTCGCTGCATGGGGCTTTAGTACTGATGGGAACGGAGATTATTTTGCATCAACGCCTGACTCGTTATTCAAAATTATTTGTGAAAAAGGATAA
- a CDS encoding uracil-DNA glycosylase: MDSFQNLALLENLYRLKSLGYAYIDPITPNIQATSNTLPDSLSRLGENISKCYLCDLSKSRRQSMIGYGNPRASLMFIDAYVSAAEDEASDYYVGRSGVMLRDMIEKVLKYQVEDVYFTHAVKCKPFGFQSPSQSECSSCAPFLSKQIELIKPSIIVTLGSDAYQILTGDLEDFERVRGEIIPFRDSLLIPMYHPLYLVRNPSLKKEALRDLQTIKGQLS, encoded by the coding sequence GTGGACTCTTTTCAAAATCTTGCTTTATTAGAAAACCTCTATCGTTTAAAATCATTGGGATATGCCTACATTGATCCAATTACTCCTAATATACAAGCCACTTCAAATACGCTTCCGGATTCTCTCAGTAGATTAGGAGAAAATATATCAAAATGCTATTTGTGCGATCTAAGCAAATCACGCAGACAAAGCATGATCGGTTACGGTAACCCGCGAGCCTCATTAATGTTTATTGATGCTTATGTTTCAGCTGCCGAAGATGAAGCGTCAGACTACTATGTCGGAAGATCCGGTGTTATGCTACGAGATATGATTGAAAAAGTGTTGAAATATCAAGTTGAAGATGTCTATTTTACGCATGCAGTTAAATGTAAGCCCTTTGGATTTCAAAGTCCTTCACAAAGCGAATGCAGCAGCTGCGCGCCATTTTTATCCAAACAAATAGAACTTATTAAACCCAGTATTATCGTGACACTTGGTTCAGATGCATATCAGATACTCACAGGTGATCTCGAAGATTTTGAGCGTGTTCGAGGAGAAATCATACCGTTTAGAGATTCTCTTTTGATCCCTATGTATCATCCGCTTTATCTTGTTCGTAATCCCTCTCTAAAAAAAGAGGCTTTACGAGATTTACAAACCATAAAGGGGCAATTATCATGA
- a CDS encoding C40 family peptidase, producing MLIKRTVLSLILLTLTVQAESQRREPSLFLEYERELKKVNDSAKNDDNPFEKNNQTLTIAKPTPPTPPVVKETVLKNTTFDHDSIGKDTNPYLVIAKPSPIGSNTVCPDNANIDEPPKNAPQKIAGNLKNLKDKILARAKLFLGTPYGFGDKSGDRTDCSGFTQQVFQQFGIALPHSATEQAHLGENVDPKDLQVGDLLFYRTYKSDPSHVAIYAGNGQIIHASYASRKVQYDSIDKGYYKERFMYAKRLALNTPQYDE from the coding sequence ATGCTGATAAAACGAACAGTGCTATCACTGATTTTACTGACATTAACGGTTCAAGCAGAATCACAGAGGCGTGAACCGTCCCTCTTTTTAGAATATGAACGGGAACTAAAAAAAGTTAACGATTCAGCAAAAAATGATGATAACCCTTTTGAAAAAAACAATCAAACTTTAACAATAGCCAAACCAACTCCACCAACACCTCCGGTTGTCAAAGAGACAGTCTTAAAAAACACCACATTCGATCACGATTCTATCGGTAAAGATACCAACCCTTATCTAGTAATCGCCAAACCTTCTCCGATTGGTTCCAATACAGTTTGTCCCGATAATGCAAACATTGATGAACCGCCTAAAAATGCACCACAAAAGATCGCAGGAAATTTGAAAAATCTAAAAGACAAGATTCTTGCACGTGCAAAACTGTTTCTTGGCACACCCTATGGCTTTGGGGATAAATCAGGGGATCGTACCGACTGTTCCGGATTTACACAGCAGGTATTCCAACAATTTGGTATAGCACTACCCCATAGCGCTACAGAACAGGCGCATCTCGGTGAAAATGTCGACCCAAAAGATCTACAGGTCGGAGATCTGCTTTTTTACCGTACCTATAAATCCGATCCATCCCATGTAGCCATATATGCTGGAAACGGACAAATTATCCATGCTTCTTACGCCAGTCGAAAAGTTCAATATGATTCAATTGACAAAGGATATTACAAAGAGCGCTTTATGTATGCCAAGCGATTGGCTCTTAATACTCCACAATACGACGAATAA
- a CDS encoding diacylglycerol kinase: MALNKPQYTLFRNTKYALNGLLEVTKNEKSFRLQIILFVMGMIIAWSLPIAFVYKSILSVSLFIPLLAEVINSAVERTVDLVTFDHHELAKRAKDAGAALVFLSLGMLAFIWGLTLYAAFFL, translated from the coding sequence ATGGCGCTCAACAAGCCGCAATACACACTCTTTAGAAATACAAAATATGCCCTTAACGGCTTGCTTGAAGTGACGAAAAATGAAAAGTCATTTCGTCTTCAAATCATTTTATTTGTTATGGGGATGATCATTGCATGGAGCCTGCCGATAGCCTTTGTCTATAAATCCATTCTTTCTGTTTCATTGTTTATTCCGCTTCTTGCTGAAGTAATCAACAGTGCGGTAGAACGAACCGTTGATTTAGTAACGTTTGATCACCATGAACTGGCAAAACGGGCAAAAGACGCCGGAGCGGCATTGGTATTTCTTTCACTCGGCATGTTGGCATTTATATGGGGTTTGACTCTGTATGCAGCCTTTTTTCTGTAA
- the glyS gene encoding glycine--tRNA ligase subunit beta, which translates to MLKPLLIEIGVEELPAVPLLKELSEIEKKWVAVLEKNALLGEFEFYYTPRRLVLWHREFKVSQDDRVEEFYGAPVEIAIKDGVPTPAALGFAKKCGVEFDQISRAEKGGKEVLFFSRTVEGRPSSEILGEMIEQWIKSLNFGKSMRWGSSHESFIRPIRWVNVMMDNEVVDVELFDVRSSAHTYVHRISHFGAKNVDSIHHYFDLLKEGSVTLYPQERRKTILDTFAALEQAHGISIEVDADLLDEVVAITEHPTPLLGSFDESFLELPPEVIITSMKEHQRYFPVFKDGKLINAFVVVSNALCDDFSKVIEGNERVLRPRLSDALFFYRNDLKKGLSTAGLEKVVFMNGLGTLAEKIKREKVVASTIANLIYDNINPNHLERAMELAKADLMSEMVYEFTELQGLMGYYYALALGESAEVATAIKEQYLPTGEESALPSTMLSAIVAMSMKVDTLIGMFSIGEIPTGSRDPFALRRAVNGIIKIAVEYRIPLNFSNLIDQLTNLYPQGKEYKKNIETFVIERLAGAYVGINPSIIQAVVAKDANVELDVLEIDQKIRAVNTIASSDSFVEAFSTFKRVSNILKDEAMDKGFSVNESLFENDAERHLYAAATSAISASYETLEDRLDALFGLKAPLDAFFDNVMVNAEDLSVRANRKALVGMIYAEIYSIADIKNITL; encoded by the coding sequence ATGTTAAAACCTCTTTTGATTGAAATCGGTGTTGAAGAACTCCCCGCTGTACCCCTTCTCAAAGAACTCTCTGAAATCGAGAAAAAATGGGTTGCCGTACTTGAAAAAAATGCTCTTTTAGGGGAGTTTGAATTCTATTATACACCGCGTCGTTTGGTACTGTGGCACCGGGAATTTAAAGTTTCCCAAGACGACCGTGTCGAAGAGTTTTACGGTGCACCAGTTGAGATCGCTATTAAAGACGGTGTCCCGACTCCTGCTGCTTTAGGTTTTGCAAAAAAATGCGGTGTTGAATTCGACCAAATATCACGTGCTGAAAAGGGAGGGAAAGAGGTCCTTTTCTTTAGCCGCACGGTAGAAGGAAGACCAAGCAGTGAAATTTTAGGTGAGATGATCGAGCAATGGATTAAAAGTCTAAACTTCGGTAAATCAATGCGCTGGGGTTCCTCGCATGAGAGCTTTATTCGTCCGATCCGATGGGTCAACGTTATGATGGATAATGAGGTAGTTGATGTAGAACTTTTCGATGTTCGCTCATCTGCTCATACGTATGTCCACCGGATCAGCCACTTTGGAGCGAAGAATGTTGATTCTATCCACCACTACTTCGATCTTCTTAAAGAGGGATCGGTGACACTTTATCCGCAAGAGCGTCGTAAAACCATTTTAGATACATTCGCAGCACTTGAACAAGCCCATGGCATCAGCATCGAAGTAGATGCAGATCTTTTGGACGAAGTCGTTGCAATTACCGAGCATCCGACACCGCTATTAGGCAGTTTTGATGAGAGTTTCCTTGAGCTGCCCCCTGAGGTTATCATAACCTCGATGAAAGAGCATCAGCGCTATTTCCCGGTCTTCAAAGACGGAAAGCTGATTAATGCTTTTGTCGTCGTTTCAAATGCACTTTGTGATGATTTCTCAAAAGTGATAGAAGGCAATGAGAGGGTTCTTCGTCCACGCCTTTCCGATGCACTCTTTTTCTACCGAAACGACCTCAAAAAAGGGCTCAGTACTGCAGGATTGGAAAAAGTCGTCTTTATGAACGGTTTGGGGACGTTGGCGGAAAAAATCAAACGTGAAAAAGTGGTCGCATCGACCATCGCAAACTTGATATATGATAATATCAATCCTAATCATTTAGAACGGGCAATGGAATTGGCAAAAGCCGACTTGATGTCTGAAATGGTCTATGAGTTTACCGAGCTACAGGGACTTATGGGATATTACTATGCACTAGCTCTAGGTGAAAGTGCCGAAGTAGCCACTGCGATTAAAGAACAATACCTCCCTACGGGAGAAGAAAGTGCGTTACCAAGCACCATGCTCAGTGCGATTGTTGCGATGTCGATGAAAGTTGATACGTTGATCGGCATGTTCAGCATTGGTGAAATTCCTACAGGTTCTCGTGACCCGTTTGCCCTACGTCGTGCTGTTAACGGTATTATCAAAATCGCAGTAGAATATCGAATTCCGCTGAATTTCTCCAATTTAATCGATCAGCTTACCAATCTCTATCCGCAAGGGAAAGAGTACAAAAAGAATATTGAAACATTTGTAATTGAACGACTAGCAGGAGCCTATGTCGGTATTAATCCATCGATTATCCAAGCAGTAGTTGCCAAAGATGCAAATGTAGAACTCGATGTTCTTGAAATTGATCAAAAAATCCGTGCCGTCAATACCATTGCATCATCCGATTCATTTGTCGAAGCATTTTCTACCTTTAAACGGGTCAGCAACATTCTCAAAGATGAAGCGATGGACAAAGGGTTCAGTGTCAATGAGTCGTTGTTTGAAAACGATGCGGAACGCCATCTTTATGCTGCCGCAACCTCAGCGATCTCTGCGAGCTACGAAACTCTCGAAGATCGTTTGGATGCACTCTTCGGTCTCAAAGCACCTTTGGATGCCTTCTTCGACAACGTTATGGTCAATGCCGAAGATTTGAGTGTCCGTGCCAACCGCAAAGCGTTGGTCGGAATGATCTACGCAGAGATTTATTCGATTGCCGACATTAAAAACATCACCTTATGA
- the hemH gene encoding ferrochelatase, whose product MREAIVLLNMGGPNNLHEVEMFLHNMFNDPYIIRTKSALLRKFIAGMITLTRAEKSQDIYRQIGGKSPIVDITRSLVNQLNVALGEDIIVDFVMRYTPPMAMEVCTRLQELGVEKVYLIPLYPQYSSTTTQSSLDDFEQTAHKIGWHVITAEIKHFFSSETYNRCVVERIKEALGSDNAGSFDIVFSAHGLPQKIVDQGDPYQRQVVAHVGLIEEMLKNNWLDFNGIHLAYQSKVGPMKWLEPSLETTLHSLTNKKVIIVPIAFTIDNSETDFELSIEYAEVAHEFGYQEYRVCRCPNDHPLFVQTLIELYEKMK is encoded by the coding sequence ATGAGAGAAGCAATTGTACTGTTAAATATGGGTGGACCAAACAATCTTCACGAAGTAGAGATGTTTTTGCACAATATGTTTAATGACCCTTATATTATACGGACAAAAAGTGCTTTGTTGCGCAAATTTATAGCCGGAATGATTACGTTGACACGTGCCGAAAAGTCTCAAGATATTTATCGTCAAATCGGTGGAAAATCTCCTATCGTTGATATTACACGCTCTTTGGTAAATCAACTGAATGTGGCTCTAGGAGAAGATATTATTGTTGATTTTGTTATGCGATATACACCTCCTATGGCAATGGAAGTGTGTACACGTTTACAAGAACTGGGTGTTGAGAAAGTATATCTAATACCTCTTTATCCCCAATATTCGAGTACTACGACCCAATCATCGCTGGATGATTTTGAGCAAACAGCTCATAAAATCGGCTGGCATGTAATCACTGCAGAAATTAAACATTTCTTTTCCAGCGAAACGTATAATCGATGTGTTGTCGAACGCATTAAAGAAGCATTGGGATCTGATAATGCCGGATCATTTGATATTGTGTTTTCTGCCCATGGATTGCCACAAAAAATCGTTGATCAAGGTGATCCGTATCAGCGTCAGGTTGTAGCGCATGTTGGATTGATAGAAGAGATGTTGAAAAATAACTGGCTTGACTTTAACGGTATTCATTTGGCGTATCAGTCTAAAGTCGGACCTATGAAGTGGTTGGAACCGTCTTTGGAGACGACATTACATTCATTAACCAATAAGAAAGTCATTATCGTCCCTATTGCTTTTACGATTGATAATTCCGAAACCGATTTCGAACTTTCTATTGAATATGCTGAAGTGGCTCATGAATTTGGCTATCAAGAGTATCGTGTCTGCCGTTGTCCGAACGATCATCCGTTATTTGTCCAAACACTCATTGAACTTTATGAGAAAATGAAATAA
- a CDS encoding HDOD domain-containing protein, producing the protein MDNNILYSIESFPPLPESINKINLLCSVEEIDLKAIIQVIESDPILYTDILRFSNVPYHGFRYPITSISQAIALFGIAAIRGMSLTAALKAHPYTDLSSYGMSIHEWFSVMEKQQRFLDLWLVKKHRSILQSLGGLTFILEIGRLVASYALMLNNISYVFTGNEPDKLLIEEKNLFGKSGDELAGKLFDYWNFDEMFTNSLYYSFNPEEATDPRACAALKCARSLFTLKEVKPFEEIESILEQYDFKVNDARVAYEILLSDDEIDD; encoded by the coding sequence GTGGACAATAATATACTTTATTCGATAGAGTCTTTTCCCCCTCTACCGGAATCAATCAATAAAATAAATTTACTTTGCAGTGTAGAAGAGATAGATTTAAAAGCAATTATTCAAGTGATTGAATCAGATCCTATACTTTATACAGATATTTTACGTTTTTCCAATGTTCCTTATCATGGTTTTAGATACCCGATTACATCAATCTCACAAGCGATTGCACTCTTTGGTATTGCTGCAATTCGTGGTATGTCTCTCACAGCTGCATTGAAAGCGCATCCCTATACGGATTTGAGTTCATATGGGATGAGTATACACGAATGGTTTTCAGTTATGGAAAAGCAGCAACGTTTTCTGGACCTCTGGTTGGTAAAAAAACATCGTTCCATTCTACAATCTCTCGGCGGTTTGACTTTTATTTTAGAAATAGGGCGCTTGGTTGCTTCATATGCTTTGATGCTGAATAACATATCATATGTATTTACGGGAAATGAACCCGATAAGCTCCTAATAGAAGAAAAAAATCTTTTTGGAAAATCAGGTGATGAGTTGGCCGGAAAATTATTCGATTATTGGAATTTTGATGAAATGTTTACGAACTCACTATACTATTCTTTCAATCCTGAAGAAGCAACAGATCCGCGTGCATGTGCTGCCTTAAAATGCGCCAGATCTCTTTTTACGTTGAAAGAGGTGAAACCATTTGAAGAAATTGAATCTATTCTGGAACAATATGATTTTAAAGTAAATGATGCGAGAGTTGCTTATGAGATATTACTGAGTGATGATGAGATAGATGATTAA
- a CDS encoding class II SORL domain-containing protein: MPTINRYVDISTVDREAKKDYIDRHSPFIHCASTAKKGEKFPVTVKMGNEYSHPDDFDHFIANISLYNGETLLARADFVPGTLGNEKNHAEVTFNIVPMGKKLTLIAHGYCTKHGVWESTPVEVEVAE; encoded by the coding sequence ATGCCAACAATCAACCGTTACGTAGACATCAGTACTGTAGACCGCGAAGCAAAAAAAGACTACATTGACCGTCATTCACCGTTCATTCACTGTGCTTCAACTGCAAAAAAAGGTGAAAAATTTCCTGTTACTGTAAAAATGGGGAACGAATATTCTCACCCTGATGATTTCGATCACTTTATCGCGAACATTTCACTTTATAACGGTGAAACTCTACTCGCTCGTGCTGATTTTGTACCGGGAACACTAGGTAATGAAAAAAATCATGCGGAAGTAACTTTCAATATTGTTCCTATGGGTAAAAAATTAACTCTAATAGCACACGGTTACTGCACTAAACACGGTGTGTGGGAATCAACTCCAGTCGAAGTCGAAGTCGCTGAATAA
- a CDS encoding DUF695 domain-containing protein, with product MVEFYELLDDENIPYRCDVELDLIEEAPQEYRPSLLWLFVKADAVTESLESFTQDLIATLNTSLDAVFAGRVMKEGWAEFYFYAPQSKRFENISSDVMNRHGGFVYERGSSRDSKWEMYSDNLYPDAYGLLSIQNRHTIAALVEAGDDLNIPREVEHYLFFQTKSSMERAIAQLASHGFNVKEYVNDDESDYGYGVVLIKNEAITAEIVEETTTSLYESAMQEHGLYEGWSTVLG from the coding sequence ATGGTCGAATTTTATGAACTTCTTGATGATGAGAATATCCCCTATCGATGTGATGTTGAACTTGACCTCATCGAAGAAGCACCTCAAGAGTATCGTCCATCTCTCTTATGGCTTTTCGTCAAGGCTGATGCCGTTACTGAAAGTTTGGAATCATTTACTCAAGATTTAATAGCTACCCTCAACACTTCTTTGGATGCGGTATTTGCAGGACGTGTAATGAAAGAGGGGTGGGCTGAGTTTTATTTTTATGCTCCTCAATCAAAACGTTTTGAAAATATTAGCTCCGATGTAATGAATCGGCATGGTGGATTTGTGTATGAACGCGGTTCGTCGAGAGATAGCAAATGGGAAATGTATAGTGATAACCTTTATCCTGATGCATATGGGCTTTTGAGTATCCAAAACCGACATACGATCGCTGCACTTGTCGAAGCAGGCGATGATTTAAATATTCCTAGAGAAGTTGAACACTATCTCTTTTTTCAAACCAAAAGTTCTATGGAACGTGCGATTGCACAGCTCGCTTCGCATGGGTTTAATGTGAAAGAATATGTCAATGATGACGAAAGTGACTATGGATATGGTGTTGTTCTGATCAAGAATGAAGCCATAACAGCTGAAATTGTTGAAGAAACTACGACATCGCTCTATGAGTCAGCGATGCAGGAACACGGCCTTTATGAAGGATGGAGTACTGTTTTAGGTTGA
- a CDS encoding FAD-binding oxidoreductase yields MPTLKTSPYDVIIIGAGVNGCCSAYTLHRAGLRVALIDQNGIASGGSGAAGAFISPKISKAGELKEIMSEAHTEALDFYTTNFPNFTLVKPLLHIANSPKEGEKVESFIRDTHLKHSNIPHKIQTLLSDEAQNAASIYFDTGAIVDAQGVCRAMVDGIDFYCFKAEHITHENGLWQVGNLHAKHLVLSIGAYPKLLPVDYVGLRGIWGHRIDIETSTHIPCILHQHVSISPTNKEGIVAIGATHDVHYSPFSGEPYDLVQGREILLEKASKTLMLNNIIVLADYTGLRSGSNDYLPMLGNLVNADATLAKYPHIRHGQAVNPTDYLYYPNVTMINGSGGYGFVLAPYLAKRLKEFIADGFEMDPILSPSRFFPRWAKRQS; encoded by the coding sequence TTGCCGACATTAAAAACATCACCTTATGATGTCATCATCATCGGTGCAGGGGTAAACGGCTGCTGTAGCGCTTATACGCTTCATCGTGCCGGTTTACGTGTCGCTCTGATCGATCAAAACGGTATTGCTTCGGGCGGTAGCGGTGCGGCAGGGGCGTTTATATCACCTAAAATTTCCAAAGCGGGCGAACTCAAAGAGATAATGAGTGAAGCTCATACTGAAGCACTTGATTTTTATACGACAAATTTTCCAAATTTTACCCTAGTAAAACCGCTCCTTCACATCGCCAATAGTCCGAAAGAGGGTGAAAAAGTTGAATCTTTCATTCGTGATACCCATTTAAAGCACTCAAATATTCCCCATAAAATACAGACTTTACTGAGTGATGAAGCACAAAATGCTGCTTCGATTTATTTTGACACGGGTGCTATTGTAGATGCTCAGGGCGTGTGTCGGGCAATGGTGGATGGAATCGACTTTTATTGCTTCAAAGCAGAACATATTACACATGAAAATGGACTCTGGCAGGTTGGCAACCTACATGCAAAACATCTGGTTCTATCGATCGGTGCCTATCCGAAACTCTTGCCTGTCGATTATGTTGGATTACGAGGAATTTGGGGGCATCGAATCGACATTGAAACGTCGACACATATTCCATGTATTTTGCACCAACATGTTTCGATCTCTCCGACGAACAAAGAAGGAATTGTCGCTATCGGAGCGACTCATGATGTCCACTATTCACCGTTTTCAGGGGAACCTTATGATTTAGTGCAGGGGAGAGAGATACTTCTTGAAAAAGCCTCTAAAACATTAATGTTAAATAATATCATAGTTCTTGCGGATTATACCGGCTTGCGTTCAGGCTCAAACGACTATCTCCCAATGTTGGGCAATCTGGTAAATGCGGATGCAACATTGGCAAAATATCCCCATATACGTCATGGTCAAGCAGTAAATCCAACTGATTACCTCTATTATCCAAACGTAACTATGATTAACGGTTCAGGCGGATACGGATTTGTTCTTGCGCCGTATTTGGCAAAAAGACTAAAAGAGTTCATTGCAGATGGTTTCGAGATGGATCCGATCTTGTCTCCGTCTCGTTTTTTCCCTCGATGGGCAAAGCGTCAGTCGTAA
- a CDS encoding bifunctional diguanylate cyclase/phosphodiesterase, with product MDKRSCCLSLETLEEDKMHERRREFEILAMAMEHASDSMIVTDRHNNIIKVNNSFLKTFGYSEQDVIGKNTNFLSSAKHDPSFYNQMWNTLLKEKHWSSEIWNKRKNGAVFPAWVSISAIMDENNKIQNYLAIFTDLSALRESQEKTLKLAYYDQLTGLPNRQKIVSDMEKRNPVVCVIFNIDDFKEINDFYGIETGDNILNQVGQWFCKMNFFPYRISGDEFAVLLYEHFTWSDLRNRITALMSLLEEKVFFIKNETINIRMTVGAAIGHGKLLTRADIALNRAKKNKLSLALYAEHENIEETYRSNMKMRTAIRSALGKHRIICHYQPIINLITGNIDKYETLVRMIDNDGTIVPPSAFLTIAKKTKLYPQITLEVLNQSCSLFSKRSEEFSINLSDSDIRDPFIVKEIIHTITQTGTASRIVFEILESEGIENYEEVVEFITSVKALGAKIAIDDFGTGYSNFENILKLNVDYIKIDGSLIQGITDNSRHHIVVETIVNFAHKIGAKTIAEFVSSEDIYTAVKELGVDFAQGYFTGKPEEIVSSL from the coding sequence GTGGATAAAAGATCCTGCTGTCTCTCTCTCGAAACATTGGAAGAGGATAAAATGCATGAAAGACGACGTGAATTTGAAATACTAGCGATGGCCATGGAACATGCGTCAGATAGTATGATTGTTACCGATCGACACAATAATATTATAAAAGTAAATAATTCCTTTTTAAAAACATTCGGCTACAGTGAACAAGACGTAATCGGGAAAAATACAAATTTTCTTTCGTCTGCAAAACATGATCCTTCTTTTTATAATCAAATGTGGAATACGCTGCTCAAAGAAAAGCACTGGAGTAGCGAAATATGGAATAAGCGGAAAAATGGTGCTGTTTTTCCTGCCTGGGTTAGTATTAGTGCTATTATGGATGAAAATAATAAAATACAAAATTATCTTGCAATCTTCACAGACCTAAGTGCTTTACGCGAAAGTCAAGAGAAAACATTAAAACTTGCCTACTATGATCAGCTTACAGGTCTGCCTAATAGACAAAAAATTGTCTCCGATATGGAAAAGAGAAATCCAGTTGTTTGTGTCATCTTTAATATTGATGATTTTAAAGAAATTAATGATTTTTACGGAATTGAGACAGGTGATAACATTCTAAATCAGGTAGGACAGTGGTTTTGTAAAATGAATTTTTTCCCCTACCGCATAAGCGGGGATGAATTTGCCGTTTTATTGTATGAGCATTTTACGTGGAGTGATTTACGAAATCGAATTACGGCTTTAATGTCATTATTGGAAGAAAAAGTCTTTTTTATTAAAAATGAAACGATTAATATACGTATGACGGTTGGAGCGGCGATTGGACATGGTAAATTATTGACCCGAGCCGATATTGCGTTAAACCGTGCAAAAAAGAATAAACTTTCTCTTGCGCTCTATGCAGAACATGAAAATATTGAAGAAACTTATCGTTCCAATATGAAAATGAGGACTGCTATTCGCAGCGCATTGGGAAAACATCGAATTATTTGCCATTATCAGCCGATTATTAATCTAATAACCGGAAATATCGACAAATATGAAACATTAGTTCGAATGATTGATAATGATGGCACTATTGTGCCTCCTTCAGCATTTTTGACTATTGCAAAAAAAACAAAGCTTTACCCTCAAATCACTCTTGAAGTTCTCAATCAATCATGTTCTCTTTTTTCCAAACGAAGTGAAGAGTTTTCCATAAATTTGTCAGATAGCGATATACGCGATCCTTTTATTGTCAAAGAGATCATCCATACCATCACTCAAACAGGTACTGCTTCACGGATCGTTTTTGAAATATTGGAATCAGAAGGTATAGAAAACTATGAAGAAGTTGTAGAATTTATTACTTCCGTGAAAGCACTGGGAGCAAAAATTGCTATTGATGATTTTGGAACAGGGTACTCCAATTTTGAGAATATTCTAAAATTGAACGTCGATTATATCAAAATTGATGGATCACTTATTCAAGGTATAACCGACAATTCAAGGCATCATATCGTTGTTGAAACGATTGTTAATTTTGCCCATAAAATCGGTGCTAAGACCATAGCCGAATTTGTAAGCAGCGAAGATATCTACACTGCGGTCAAAGAACTCGGGGTCGATTTTGCGCAAGGATACTTTACTGGTAAACCTGAAGAGATCGTTTCTTCATTGTAG